In a single window of the Thermofilum uzonense genome:
- a CDS encoding ABC transporter permease, whose protein sequence is MEYSEIIQITLLSLRVSGIAVLLSTLVGVFTGAYIAVSQTRFKNIIVTLVNTFMGTPPVLLGLVLYLLLSRSGPLGFLGILFTPEAMILAQFLLTLPIITGLTITAIEALPQETKEFFRSLAIPKHYELLLTLNEARVGIFGGVLAALARAVSEVGAVIIVGGNIRYYTRVLTTAIVFYTNTGEFEMVLWLGAVLTLVYLAINTVLLILRFKLGVKGA, encoded by the coding sequence TTGGAGTATTCCGAGATAATACAAATAACTCTTCTCTCCTTGAGGGTCTCGGGGATAGCTGTCCTCCTCTCTACACTAGTGGGCGTTTTTACTGGGGCTTATATTGCCGTCTCCCAGACGCGTTTTAAAAACATAATTGTAACTCTTGTAAATACATTTATGGGAACTCCTCCCGTACTACTGGGCCTCGTACTATACCTTTTGCTTTCCAGGTCAGGGCCTCTCGGCTTCCTAGGAATACTCTTCACACCTGAGGCCATGATATTGGCGCAGTTCCTCCTCACACTACCTATAATAACAGGCTTGACGATAACAGCTATAGAGGCGCTTCCGCAGGAGACAAAGGAGTTCTTCCGGTCTTTAGCTATACCAAAGCATTACGAGCTCCTTTTAACTCTCAACGAGGCGAGAGTTGGGATATTCGGAGGAGTGCTGGCTGCACTCGCGAGGGCTGTGTCTGAGGTTGGAGCGGTAATTATAGTTGGAGGTAATATACGGTACTACACGCGTGTTTTAACCACTGCAATAGTCTTCTACACGAATACAGGGGAGTTTGAAATGGTATTATGGCTGGGCGCAGTTTTGACACTTGTCTATCTCGCCATAAACACGGTACTATTAATACTCAGGTTCAAGCTGGGTGTCAAGGGTGCTTAG
- a CDS encoding ECF transporter S component has protein sequence MTAKTQRGGISTVTIVAMAVGTALYAALNVFFNMLQLPGTQLVALRPSVAIPMFFGYVFGPLVGFVSGFLGNIISDAISWGGFWWNWDVGNGLLGLIPGLIVYILPEDKRSTRLGLVWSAVLAVIGSIIGMGFASFTDYIFGYGISTIEEAIYALFLPAAVTDALNGAILTPILVAAYYQAARGRARRA, from the coding sequence GTGACGGCGAAAACGCAACGGGGCGGTATTAGCACTGTCACGATTGTCGCTATGGCTGTCGGGACAGCTCTCTACGCAGCCCTTAACGTCTTCTTCAATATGCTCCAGCTTCCCGGTACACAACTTGTAGCGCTCCGGCCGAGCGTGGCAATTCCCATGTTTTTCGGCTACGTCTTTGGCCCATTGGTGGGGTTTGTTTCAGGCTTTCTGGGAAATATTATCAGCGATGCAATATCATGGGGAGGCTTCTGGTGGAACTGGGACGTTGGCAACGGGTTACTAGGCCTTATACCAGGCCTCATAGTCTATATACTACCCGAGGATAAAAGAAGTACCCGTCTAGGCTTGGTTTGGAGTGCTGTCCTAGCCGTAATCGGCTCGATCATCGGGATGGGCTTCGCGTCATTCACCGACTACATATTTGGGTACGGTATCTCCACTATAGAAGAAGCAATCTACGCCTTATTCCTACCCGCCGCTGTAACAGACGCGTTAAACGGAGCAATACTGACCCCAATTTTGGTAGCCGCTTACTATCAGGCCGCGCGGGGCAGGGCTAGAAGGGCTTAA
- a CDS encoding ABC transporter ATP-binding protein — MVRIELKDIYKGYYGGKVVAAEIEYLEIKDKEFFGLLGPSGSGKTTTLRIIAGLTQPDRGMVLIDGEDITQLPPEKRGLGMVFQSWALFPHLTAFENIAFGLRLRKIPEDEIKRRVQWAAELLQIQDLLNRYPYQMSGGQQQRVAVARAIVVQPRALLFDEPLSNLDAKLREQVRFELRKLQRELGITSVYVTHDQAEALVMCDRIAVMNKGRIEQIGSPEEIYGSPATRFVAEFMGITTLIPGNVLEIVNRDKSLVRVALEEGNIELLARTNLEKVTKDSKVFLAVRPEAVRLAHPTETSNVIDVKIQTGSYLGDHYEYIISLSGYLIRLRTPVNVRLDSGSSVKIKLEEETLFAVPR, encoded by the coding sequence ATGGTTCGGATAGAGCTTAAAGATATATATAAAGGGTATTACGGGGGAAAGGTAGTAGCTGCAGAGATAGAATATCTAGAGATTAAGGACAAAGAGTTCTTCGGGCTACTAGGGCCCTCAGGTAGCGGAAAAACAACAACTCTACGTATCATTGCAGGGCTAACCCAGCCCGACCGTGGAATGGTTCTGATCGACGGGGAAGATATAACGCAGCTTCCACCCGAGAAAAGAGGCTTAGGAATGGTTTTTCAAAGCTGGGCCCTTTTCCCTCACCTAACGGCCTTCGAAAACATAGCCTTCGGACTACGACTCAGAAAGATTCCAGAAGATGAAATTAAGAGGCGTGTCCAGTGGGCTGCAGAACTGTTACAAATCCAGGATCTCTTGAACAGGTATCCGTACCAGATGAGTGGAGGGCAACAGCAAAGAGTTGCAGTTGCGAGGGCAATCGTCGTCCAGCCTAGAGCATTACTCTTCGATGAACCTCTAAGCAACCTGGATGCAAAGCTTCGTGAACAAGTAAGGTTCGAGCTTAGAAAACTCCAGCGTGAGCTAGGAATAACTTCTGTTTACGTTACCCATGACCAGGCTGAAGCATTAGTCATGTGTGACAGAATAGCTGTAATGAATAAGGGGAGGATAGAGCAGATAGGCTCTCCTGAGGAGATTTATGGCTCTCCGGCCACGAGATTTGTGGCAGAGTTCATGGGTATAACCACATTGATACCTGGAAATGTCTTGGAAATAGTGAATCGTGACAAGAGCCTCGTCAGGGTGGCCCTAGAAGAGGGAAATATTGAACTTTTAGCCAGGACAAACTTAGAAAAAGTGACTAAAGATAGCAAAGTTTTCCTTGCCGTTAGACCTGAAGCTGTGAGACTCGCGCATCCCACTGAGACATCCAACGTAATAGACGTGAAAATCCAGACGGGATCTTATCTGGGTGATCATTATGAGTACATTATATCGTTGTCGGGCTACCTTATAAGGCTTAGAACGCCTGTCAACGTGCGCTTAGATTCTGGGAGCAGCGTGAAGATTAAACTTGAAGAAGAGACATTATTTGCAGTTCCCAGATGA
- a CDS encoding ABC transporter substrate-binding protein, translating into MAGQQPKNYITLAAIAVIFLILGYALALLVTPKPSVTTPQGSVTYNLPLNERTVYVYNWSQIESLAKQEGKVVFAIFGGTHEQDVFNHVCQNFQAKYGIQCQVVLGDWYSTVQSLIADKQAGKTVGQYDVVFLWSLPFKMAKENGVVWDVNLREIIPNAKKVPLLANMFGTDMYPTDGRYIPIVWWQVVMLYRKDILGQWPNADVPKSLDQLLDWVKNHPGKFTYCDPNKGGSGHTFLMALLYSQYGYDKFAFAGYSEQRAHDIMYSPGKSGMNFWDYLNEIEKYMYQPGNYPQGNVAAIQLFEAGEVWLEPQWIDTVLAEINEGRLKPEWVGMYIPDPGMPEPWDGVIVAFNAPHKAAALLFINYLIEDETQAYIAANEGTFPVVPNAWNLVPADVKANPAWPVNIPYGSFEKWFFYGPFYFRHAEYMNYMMQKWVDEVAKK; encoded by the coding sequence GTGGCAGGACAACAGCCCAAGAATTATATAACACTGGCAGCCATAGCAGTAATTTTCCTCATTCTAGGCTATGCCTTGGCTCTACTAGTAACCCCCAAGCCTTCTGTTACTACTCCCCAAGGCTCTGTCACATATAACCTCCCACTAAATGAGAGAACAGTATACGTGTATAACTGGTCCCAGATAGAGTCCCTAGCTAAACAGGAAGGGAAAGTTGTTTTCGCAATATTCGGAGGAACTCATGAACAAGACGTCTTCAACCATGTGTGTCAGAACTTCCAAGCCAAGTATGGAATACAGTGCCAGGTTGTCCTGGGAGACTGGTATAGCACGGTTCAATCACTTATCGCCGACAAACAAGCAGGCAAGACTGTGGGACAATACGATGTTGTATTCCTGTGGTCTCTCCCGTTCAAAATGGCAAAGGAGAACGGTGTAGTCTGGGACGTAAACCTGAGGGAGATAATCCCGAATGCAAAGAAGGTCCCGCTCCTAGCTAACATGTTTGGCACAGACATGTACCCCACGGACGGGAGATACATCCCCATCGTATGGTGGCAGGTCGTCATGCTATACAGGAAGGACATTCTAGGTCAGTGGCCGAACGCCGATGTCCCGAAGAGCCTGGACCAGCTTCTTGACTGGGTCAAAAACCATCCCGGAAAGTTTACTTATTGTGATCCAAACAAGGGCGGTAGCGGACATACATTCCTCATGGCACTTCTCTACAGTCAGTACGGGTACGATAAGTTTGCCTTTGCAGGATACAGTGAGCAGAGAGCTCACGATATCATGTACAGCCCCGGTAAGAGCGGAATGAACTTCTGGGACTACCTCAACGAGATCGAGAAATACATGTATCAGCCAGGCAATTATCCACAAGGTAACGTCGCCGCTATACAGTTATTCGAGGCTGGCGAAGTCTGGCTTGAACCTCAGTGGATAGACACAGTCCTTGCCGAGATTAATGAGGGAAGACTTAAGCCAGAGTGGGTCGGGATGTACATACCTGACCCAGGCATGCCTGAACCTTGGGACGGAGTTATAGTAGCCTTCAACGCTCCACACAAGGCCGCAGCCTTACTCTTCATAAACTATCTCATCGAAGACGAGACTCAAGCATACATAGCTGCCAACGAGGGCACATTCCCCGTTGTACCTAATGCTTGGAACCTTGTACCCGCTGACGTTAAAGCGAACCCTGCTTGGCCGGTCAATATTCCTTACGGAAGCTTCGAGAAGTGGTTCTTCTACGGACCGTTCTACTTCAGACATGCAGAATACATGAACTACATGATGCAAAAGTGGGTAGACGAGGTGGCTAAGAAATAA
- a CDS encoding substrate-binding domain-containing protein, protein MEERDLEKTLKLLSQLKPVISIRLVFDERVVSEEDIHLLETLADTGSLKEASKKLGVDYKTLWLRLKKIEQLLGVRLADKKRGGVRGGGFELTFAAEALMERYRVVASMLEKTLKNVQLKPDLIIYGSDCPGIELAGRLLAEKGLSAEYLRVGSQMGLELLLKGYSHLAGVHVIDPETGEYNLHLIKKNNGKDLVLIRGYWREIGFIVAPGNPKNIFSPEDLLRRDVVLANRNKGSGTHILLNYLFKKLSREYGIPLHAIHSRIKGYDSSYVSHREAALRVLNGKADVTIGPLWTAKSLGLDFIPISRERFDFITLGSHVNSHPVKMFIEVIRSKDFSDAALRLGIFTDYDTGKIIK, encoded by the coding sequence TTGGAGGAGAGAGACCTCGAGAAAACCCTAAAGCTTTTGTCCCAGTTAAAACCGGTCATTAGCATACGGTTAGTTTTCGACGAGAGGGTTGTCTCGGAAGAGGATATTCATTTGCTCGAGACACTTGCAGATACGGGCTCTCTAAAGGAAGCCTCCAAAAAGCTTGGCGTCGACTATAAGACTTTATGGTTGAGGCTGAAGAAGATCGAGCAGCTACTCGGAGTCCGATTAGCGGACAAGAAGAGAGGCGGTGTCAGGGGTGGAGGGTTTGAGCTTACATTTGCAGCGGAAGCCCTGATGGAGAGGTACAGGGTTGTTGCCAGCATGCTCGAGAAAACCCTGAAAAATGTTCAGCTTAAGCCGGACTTAATCATTTATGGGAGCGACTGCCCTGGAATAGAACTAGCCGGCCGACTTCTTGCTGAGAAGGGTTTATCTGCGGAGTACCTAAGAGTTGGATCGCAGATGGGCCTTGAACTACTCTTAAAAGGATACTCGCACCTGGCGGGGGTACATGTAATAGATCCGGAGACGGGTGAATACAACTTGCACTTGATCAAGAAAAACAATGGCAAGGATCTCGTGCTTATCAGAGGCTACTGGCGTGAAATAGGATTTATTGTGGCTCCAGGCAACCCTAAAAACATTTTCTCCCCCGAAGACCTTCTGAGAAGAGATGTGGTGCTAGCAAATAGGAACAAGGGCAGCGGCACCCACATACTCCTGAACTACTTGTTCAAGAAACTTTCCCGAGAATACGGAATACCTCTCCACGCCATACATAGCAGGATCAAAGGCTACGACTCTAGCTACGTATCGCATCGCGAGGCAGCCCTGAGGGTATTAAACGGTAAGGCTGATGTAACGATAGGCCCTCTGTGGACAGCTAAGAGTCTGGGTTTAGACTTTATACCTATTTCAAGGGAAAGATTCGATTTTATAACACTTGGAAGCCACGTCAATTCGCATCCAGTCAAAATGTTTATTGAGGTGATAAGGAGTAAGGATTTTAGTGATGCTGCTCTTAGGTTAGGAATATTCACGGACTATGACACTGGAAAAATTATAAAGTAA
- a CDS encoding ABC transporter ATP-binding protein, producing MLRAQNLTKRFGDDKVVDNVSLESPEGKITVIMGPNGAGKTTLLKMLALLIPPDAGEIEYNGVKVNTLGEKEKPEFQRKISFVPQKPPVLTASVFRNVYLPLRFRGVEPSRAKSLAEEWLARFRLAGFSRKNAQNLSGGEKQLLALARAFATQPEILLLDEPTAHLAPQNAEFVREFIKRFVYETKAHAIIVSHSVTEAKTLADRLLVMVSGKIKAVYDGEFREEEILKWI from the coding sequence GTGCTTAGGGCCCAGAACCTCACGAAAAGGTTTGGAGACGACAAGGTAGTAGACAACGTAAGTTTAGAGAGCCCAGAAGGGAAAATTACCGTTATCATGGGTCCAAACGGTGCTGGAAAGACAACCCTCCTGAAGATGCTGGCACTGTTAATACCTCCGGACGCCGGGGAGATAGAATACAACGGGGTAAAGGTGAACACGCTCGGTGAAAAAGAGAAACCCGAATTCCAGAGGAAAATCTCTTTTGTCCCCCAGAAGCCCCCAGTGCTAACTGCTAGTGTTTTCAGGAACGTCTATCTACCACTGAGGTTTAGAGGGGTGGAGCCCTCAAGGGCTAAGTCTTTAGCGGAGGAGTGGCTGGCTCGTTTCCGACTTGCAGGCTTTTCGAGGAAGAACGCCCAGAACCTGTCTGGCGGCGAGAAGCAACTTTTGGCTCTCGCAAGGGCATTTGCCACCCAGCCTGAAATCCTCTTGCTGGACGAGCCTACAGCACACCTAGCACCCCAGAACGCAGAGTTTGTCCGAGAGTTCATAAAGCGGTTTGTATACGAGACAAAGGCCCATGCCATTATTGTTTCCCACAGTGTAACCGAGGCAAAAACTCTGGCCGACAGGCTCTTGGTTATGGTGTCAGGGAAGATTAAAGCTGTATACGATGGCGAGTTTAGAGAAGAAGAAATACTTAAGTGGATCTAA
- a CDS encoding ABC transporter ATP-binding protein produces MPLIEVDNLTFKYLGSQRFALEKVSLSIDEGEILLLVGPSGCGKSTLIRAINGLIPHRYLGEYTGRVRVAGLDVAESTPQILAKTVGTVMQEVSRQLVAQTVEDDVAFGPANLCLPREEVARRVEASLKAVGALHLAGRDINALSGGEKQRVVFAGILAMDPEIILLDEPLANLDSDGVSLVLGQIAEFRRRGKTVIIAEHRTEEVVEGVDIDRIIVMENGRIVKELDSPEGLIEFKDKVRVPSGYLYPRKFEVSTGFQVLDEGEVSLGKEVIVFEDVYFSYDGLRYALEAINLKIREGERVALLGNNGAGKSTLAKHILGLLKPSRGRVLIDGEDTRQKEPYELAGKIGLVVQDPYSMLFARTVKEELAFGPRNLGVTREEIEERVSEVSRACGIQHLLNASPFASSYGEKKRICVGAVLTMYPRVLILDEPTAGQDYANYMRFLDFVTGLEKVKTLVLITHDVDIALEYTSRTVVLSRGRVIADGPTVEILADEKVLKEGSLRETQLIRLGRELSGGRRVYRKKDLERMLQNA; encoded by the coding sequence GTGCCACTTATCGAGGTAGACAATCTCACCTTTAAGTACCTGGGTAGCCAGAGGTTTGCCTTGGAGAAGGTTAGCCTTTCAATCGATGAAGGAGAGATCCTTCTCCTTGTCGGCCCGAGTGGATGCGGGAAGTCTACGCTTATAAGGGCTATAAATGGGTTAATACCTCACAGATATTTAGGGGAATACACTGGTAGAGTCCGTGTCGCTGGCCTTGACGTAGCTGAATCAACGCCCCAGATCCTTGCTAAGACTGTTGGGACGGTTATGCAGGAGGTGAGCAGGCAGCTTGTGGCGCAGACCGTGGAGGACGACGTTGCGTTTGGACCCGCGAACCTGTGTCTCCCTAGAGAGGAGGTCGCAAGGAGAGTGGAGGCTAGCCTGAAAGCTGTTGGGGCTCTCCACCTAGCCGGGAGGGATATAAATGCGCTGAGCGGTGGGGAGAAACAGAGGGTTGTATTTGCAGGGATTCTGGCGATGGATCCTGAGATTATCCTTCTCGACGAGCCCCTGGCGAATCTTGACAGTGATGGGGTTAGCCTTGTACTTGGCCAGATTGCGGAGTTTAGGCGTAGAGGGAAGACAGTGATAATAGCTGAACATAGAACGGAGGAGGTCGTCGAGGGCGTCGATATAGATAGGATTATCGTCATGGAGAACGGGAGGATTGTAAAGGAACTGGATTCCCCTGAGGGACTCATCGAGTTTAAGGATAAGGTTCGCGTGCCCTCTGGTTACCTTTATCCGAGAAAGTTTGAAGTTTCAACGGGTTTTCAAGTTTTAGATGAGGGAGAAGTAAGCCTCGGAAAGGAAGTTATTGTGTTTGAGGACGTCTACTTCAGCTATGATGGTCTTCGATACGCCCTCGAGGCAATTAATTTGAAGATCCGTGAGGGTGAGCGGGTAGCTCTTCTCGGTAACAATGGGGCTGGGAAATCGACTTTAGCCAAGCACATTCTCGGTTTGCTGAAACCCTCGAGAGGTAGAGTTCTTATAGATGGAGAGGATACGAGACAAAAGGAACCCTATGAGCTGGCAGGGAAGATAGGGCTGGTCGTCCAAGACCCCTACTCAATGCTTTTCGCTCGAACCGTCAAAGAGGAGCTGGCTTTCGGTCCAAGAAACCTGGGTGTAACTAGAGAAGAAATTGAGGAGCGGGTATCAGAGGTTTCAAGGGCCTGTGGTATCCAGCACCTGTTAAACGCATCGCCTTTCGCGTCGAGCTATGGGGAAAAGAAGCGTATATGTGTAGGGGCGGTTCTAACAATGTACCCCCGCGTCCTTATCCTGGATGAGCCCACGGCTGGACAAGACTACGCGAATTATATGAGGTTTCTCGACTTCGTGACGGGTTTAGAGAAGGTTAAAACGCTTGTTCTGATAACCCATGACGTGGACATTGCACTCGAGTACACTAGTAGGACGGTCGTCCTTTCCAGGGGGAGGGTAATCGCTGACGGGCCTACAGTTGAGATTCTAGCAGATGAGAAGGTGTTGAAGGAGGGGAGCCTCCGTGAAACCCAGCTTATAAGGTTGGGCCGTGAGCTCTCGGGTGGTAGGCGCGTCTATCGGAAGAAGGACTTAGAAAGGATGTTGCAAAACGCTTAA
- a CDS encoding ABC transporter permease yields the protein MDRQRAWDIIILTFLLFFYIAPVFMAVLYALAEQWYFGTDLFPSRIGLNWILKMINDPYVQGALINSYILAPLTALSTVALCILPAYYLAMNRDRFAILTETIVNLTMALPAIVVGTGLLFLYTWLGLRNNLIALIPAHMFFAIPFSLRSITASFMQVPKDLGEVARVFGATRLQVITKVYLPITWRGLLSAFIFSMAISLNEFVMTLLLGAPSIKTLTIIVYELIRGYAISPPRAAAVSLFILFPSLIGGFISEKYFRVSVSLGGAGGR from the coding sequence ATGGATAGACAACGAGCCTGGGATATAATTATCCTTACCTTCCTATTATTCTTCTACATAGCGCCTGTATTCATGGCTGTGCTTTACGCGCTGGCTGAGCAATGGTACTTTGGCACAGACCTCTTCCCCTCCCGCATCGGTCTGAACTGGATACTTAAAATGATAAATGATCCCTATGTGCAGGGAGCGTTAATTAACAGCTATATACTCGCGCCACTCACAGCCTTGTCGACAGTAGCCTTGTGCATACTTCCGGCCTACTATCTAGCAATGAATAGAGACAGATTCGCCATACTAACCGAAACCATCGTCAACCTTACCATGGCATTACCGGCTATCGTCGTTGGAACAGGACTCCTATTCCTTTACACTTGGTTGGGATTAAGGAATAATCTCATCGCTCTTATACCTGCCCACATGTTCTTTGCAATACCCTTTTCACTTCGCAGTATAACGGCATCCTTCATGCAGGTTCCAAAGGATCTCGGGGAAGTGGCCAGAGTATTCGGAGCTACAAGGTTACAGGTAATAACAAAGGTCTACCTACCTATAACTTGGAGAGGGCTCCTCTCAGCCTTCATCTTCTCGATGGCTATATCCCTCAACGAGTTCGTAATGACACTACTGCTAGGAGCACCCTCCATTAAAACACTGACTATCATTGTGTATGAACTCATCCGAGGCTATGCGATTTCTCCTCCACGAGCCGCCGCCGTAAGCTTGTTTATCCTTTTCCCGAGCCTGATCGGCGGATTCATATCTGAAAAATATTTCCGTGTTTCTGTTTCACTAGGTGGAGCGGGTGGTAGGTAA
- a CDS encoding ABC transporter permease: MSSQNSAPLIYLLPIYLYLLVMLVIPLGIVILGAFGIISFSGVQQPTLKGFQTFFTPGSLYLESTFFTVWNSTVATFLAVAAGYLFAIYLTIRRPGWWDKFSFVPLIAIYTPYLIAAFMWWTLLWPKGYLAIGINWLLQKLGLIREPLYLVNDPYGIGIILGKVWYTFTLTFLLTYGPLQLINPEIVEAARILGAPMRTVITKIYFPLSKYALLASSSIVFLDNLTGVSTPLVLGASWPQYLSVVILNDVTLFFNYLMAFTSGFVYIILSLLAGYFFFRYTTKAIVYQVR; this comes from the coding sequence ATGTCTTCTCAGAATTCAGCTCCACTAATATATCTCTTGCCGATATACCTCTACCTATTAGTTATGCTAGTAATACCCCTGGGAATAGTCATCCTTGGGGCTTTCGGAATAATATCATTCTCTGGAGTCCAGCAACCAACACTCAAGGGATTCCAGACTTTCTTCACTCCTGGAAGCCTCTATCTGGAGTCTACTTTCTTTACTGTCTGGAACAGCACAGTCGCGACATTTCTAGCTGTGGCAGCCGGGTATCTTTTCGCAATCTACTTGACTATTCGAAGACCAGGCTGGTGGGACAAGTTTTCGTTTGTCCCACTGATAGCAATCTACACCCCGTACCTTATAGCTGCATTCATGTGGTGGACCCTTCTCTGGCCTAAAGGATATCTAGCCATAGGGATTAACTGGCTTCTTCAGAAACTGGGATTAATACGGGAACCACTATATCTAGTAAATGATCCTTACGGTATAGGCATCATCCTGGGTAAAGTGTGGTATACCTTTACTCTCACATTCCTTTTAACTTATGGCCCGCTTCAACTGATCAACCCTGAGATAGTAGAAGCCGCCAGAATACTTGGCGCGCCAATGAGAACGGTTATTACAAAGATATATTTCCCGCTTTCAAAATACGCTCTACTCGCATCCTCTTCCATAGTATTCTTGGATAATCTTACAGGCGTTTCGACGCCCCTGGTTCTTGGCGCCTCCTGGCCCCAATATCTGAGCGTCGTGATATTAAACGATGTCACACTGTTCTTCAACTACTTGATGGCATTCACCTCCGGCTTTGTCTACATAATTTTATCGCTTCTTGCAGGATACTTCTTCTTCAGATATACAACAAAAGCGATTGTTTACCAGGTGAGATAG
- a CDS encoding energy-coupling factor transporter transmembrane component T family protein, whose translation MSENIVRYIEGDSVVHRLDPRAKIIFVFLFIASTLVASNLFEVLLLLLLSIGFYSLARLPLRKTLPTWKFIFLIVVFLSFLNLFVLTLLYPKEGHTLLQAGPIKVTYENLISSITPVVRLLSIASVTLTLIFTTPPNLYAPALGQMGLPYKAAYVVELSFRYIPEMIGELRKTLEAQMARGYRPSGGNNPLGRVLRVIPLILPVTLSAALNVYDIADAMELRGFGASGCHTWYRQLRMRRRDYLLIAIGSLVFVSMLLTRTVFSR comes from the coding sequence ATGAGTGAAAACATCGTCCGGTATATTGAGGGAGACAGTGTCGTACACAGGCTTGACCCAAGGGCTAAAATAATTTTTGTTTTTCTATTTATCGCCTCAACACTGGTCGCCTCTAATCTCTTCGAAGTCTTGTTATTGCTTCTACTATCTATTGGTTTCTACTCTCTTGCTCGCCTACCCCTGAGGAAGACGCTACCCACGTGGAAATTCATTTTCCTCATAGTTGTATTTCTGTCCTTTCTCAACCTCTTTGTGCTTACACTGTTGTATCCAAAGGAGGGACACACCCTACTCCAAGCCGGCCCTATTAAGGTTACCTATGAGAACCTGATAAGCTCAATAACCCCTGTAGTCAGGCTCCTCTCCATAGCCTCCGTAACCTTAACCCTCATTTTCACAACACCCCCAAACCTCTACGCACCAGCCCTTGGGCAAATGGGCCTACCCTACAAAGCCGCCTACGTAGTGGAGCTTAGCTTCCGTTACATTCCAGAGATGATAGGCGAACTGAGAAAGACTTTGGAGGCCCAGATGGCTAGAGGCTATAGGCCGAGCGGGGGGAATAACCCCCTTGGAAGAGTACTTCGCGTGATACCACTTATATTGCCCGTCACACTCAGCGCTGCTCTAAACGTCTACGATATAGCCGACGCCATGGAGCTAAGAGGGTTTGGCGCATCAGGGTGCCACACGTGGTATCGTCAACTCAGGATGAGGAGGAGGGATTACCTGCTCATAGCTATAGGTTCTCTAGTCTTCGTTTCTATGCTTCTCACAAGAACAGTATTTTCCCGCTAG
- a CDS encoding substrate-binding domain-containing protein: MDKKLLYGIVVVAVLLVVAFLVYPMLNPQPGTAPRQGTQQPSTPSQQTPSQTQQPKEKVVLRISTTTSMDATGLLQAIKQRFEAKYPWINVTWVAVGTGQAIEIAKRGDADLVIVHNRDLENQFIAEGYGVHGITFAYNDFVLLGPPDDPAGVKSAKNAVDAFKKIYAAAEAGKTVFVSRGDRSGTHLRELQLWSMAGVDPKGKPWYKETGQGMSQTLMVADQLNGYTLSDRSTYLAFKDKIHLVILNEGDPLYLNIYRAIPVNPKKFPHVHYNESLLFVTFIVSPEGQNLIGTYVKGGAKLFNVCFGNLTKLGIYDPYEYDQMSGQVVFYQSLIGKS, from the coding sequence ATGGATAAAAAACTCTTATATGGCATAGTTGTAGTTGCAGTCCTCCTTGTCGTAGCATTCCTAGTATACCCGATGCTTAACCCACAACCCGGGACAGCCCCCCGTCAGGGGACTCAACAACCCTCAACTCCATCCCAGCAGACTCCATCACAGACACAGCAGCCCAAGGAAAAAGTGGTCCTAAGAATCTCGACGACTACAAGCATGGATGCTACAGGGTTGCTACAGGCTATTAAGCAGAGGTTTGAAGCCAAATATCCCTGGATAAATGTGACATGGGTCGCCGTTGGTACGGGCCAAGCAATCGAGATCGCAAAGAGGGGGGACGCAGACCTAGTAATCGTTCATAATAGGGACCTCGAAAACCAGTTCATCGCAGAGGGATACGGCGTTCATGGTATAACTTTCGCCTATAATGACTTCGTACTTCTAGGGCCACCAGATGATCCAGCCGGAGTGAAGAGCGCTAAGAACGCTGTAGACGCATTCAAGAAGATCTATGCCGCTGCTGAGGCCGGAAAGACAGTCTTTGTCTCAAGAGGAGACAGGTCAGGCACTCACTTGAGAGAACTACAGTTATGGTCTATGGCCGGCGTTGACCCCAAGGGCAAGCCCTGGTATAAGGAGACGGGCCAGGGGATGTCCCAGACGCTCATGGTAGCCGACCAGCTGAACGGGTACACTCTCTCAGACCGATCCACCTACCTTGCCTTCAAAGACAAGATACACCTGGTCATTCTGAACGAGGGCGACCCCCTGTACCTTAACATTTACCGAGCAATACCAGTAAACCCCAAGAAGTTCCCACACGTCCATTACAATGAGTCTCTCCTATTTGTCACCTTCATAGTCTCACCCGAGGGCCAGAACTTGATAGGAACGTACGTTAAGGGCGGAGCTAAACTCTTCAACGTGTGCTTTGGTAACCTAACAAAGCTGGGAATATACGACCCCTACGAGTACGACCAGATGAGCGGACAAGTCGTCTTCTACCAGAGCCTGATAGGGAAGAGCTAG